The following proteins are co-located in the Desulfatitalea tepidiphila genome:
- a CDS encoding universal stress protein has protein sequence MYKKLLVPLDASQRAEAILPHAESLAKSFDAKVILLFVEEPPMMLEHDEVVDQEKLAKHMALKRKEIQSYFDAIIERWRAKGITAEVLYGHGPVVNTIIDTAQREQVDLVAMASHGRSGLSRAFYGSVAAGVLHQIDRPLLLIRSLGA, from the coding sequence ATGTATAAAAAGCTGCTCGTGCCCCTGGATGCATCCCAACGTGCCGAAGCGATCCTGCCCCATGCCGAGAGTCTGGCCAAAAGCTTCGACGCCAAAGTCATCCTTTTGTTCGTCGAGGAACCCCCCATGATGCTCGAACACGACGAAGTGGTCGACCAGGAAAAGCTGGCAAAGCACATGGCCCTCAAGCGCAAAGAGATCCAATCCTATTTTGATGCGATCATCGAGCGATGGCGTGCCAAGGGGATAACAGCCGAGGTGCTGTACGGGCACGGGCCCGTGGTCAACACCATCATCGACACCGCCCAACGCGAACAGGTCGACCTGGTGGCCATGGCCAGCCACGGCCGCAGCGGGCTCAGCCGTGCCTTCTATGGAAGCGTGGCGGCCGGCGTGCTGCATCAGATCGATCGTCCGTTGCTTCTGATTCGGTCACTGGGCGCATAA
- a CDS encoding AF1514 family protein — protein MTQIGSEMNQYPRETVKIQVTDGALDLAAASAMAKQKARAMDPNAMMLSYHSGKTGEFWPAYECGGGDRPPWLVFAEARGYNLTIDINDGEFEFFYLRL, from the coding sequence ATGACGCAAATCGGATCGGAAATGAATCAATACCCCCGCGAAACCGTCAAGATACAGGTGACCGACGGCGCACTCGATCTGGCCGCAGCCAGCGCGATGGCCAAACAAAAAGCACGTGCCATGGACCCCAACGCGATGATGCTATCCTACCACAGCGGAAAAACGGGTGAATTCTGGCCGGCCTACGAATGCGGCGGCGGCGACCGCCCACCGTGGCTCGTGTTTGCCGAGGCCAGGGGATATAATTTGACAATCGACATCAACGATGGCGAATTCGAGTTTTTTTATTTGAGATTGTAA